The nucleotide sequence TTGTCCGTCGATGAAATCGCGGGCATGCATGAGATGCTCAACAGCGTAACCGAAATTTCCTGGGCCGTGCCCGGCGGCGTGGTCGCGGCCGTGGTCGGCGTCGTCTACGGGCGCTTCCTGCTTAAGCTTCCGCGCCGAATCGCGGTATGGTTCTGTGTGGCGGGTGGCATTTACGTGGGTGGGGCAGTGGGAATCGAGCTACTCACAGAGCCCTTTCTCATCAACGACGCATTGGATACGCTGCCTTACAACATCTGGACCGCGGTAGAGGAGGGCATGGAAATGGGCGGCGTGCTGCTTTTCCTCAATGCGCTCATCGGTCACATGACGAACGAGGCGCCGGAAACGGTCCTGCGAATCAAGCTTGGCCGTTAGGGAGGGTCTGGCTCACCGGAACCCGAAACGACATGCGTCCCACCAGTTCCAGCAGCCGTTGCTGCAGGAGTTCGTTTTGTTGTTCGGTGGTCAAAGCCGAATGCGTCGTATCGATAACGGGATCGGCAAGTTCAATGCTCACCACGTAGAGGTGGTCATTGTGCAAGAAGAGCAGGTTACCGCGTTTCGCGGTCGGGGCGGAATCGCTGGAGGATAATGCTGCTTGGTGGTCGAACATCGAGCCCCCAGGCAGTAGATTGTAGACGATCAGAGATCCACTCAGCAGCGCGGGCACAAACTTGGCGCTTTCAATCGTCGCCCCGGCGAACCGCTCCCGAAACTGCGCCTGAACATGTTGTCCGAAAAATCCCGCCAAATAATCCTGGCGCCCTCGATTCTCGATCTCGCGTTTCTGAGCAGAGTCCAATCCGAAACATGCGATACTGGCGTGGATGCTGACATTGTCCTGAAAAGTGACGACCTCCGGAGTATCGGTCACGTGGCCGCCAAACTCGGGTTGAACGGGCAATGTGATGTCGAATTCACCCGATGGCGCATGATACTGGTTATTCTCGATCACACCGTAGGTGAAAGTGGACTGCGCCATCAATTGACCGGCCCACAAAAGAGAGAAACATAGTCCGACGACTCTACCTACTCGCATGGTTAAACCGTATGACTTGCGGCGAAAAACTCAAGTGACGGATAGCCGCTGCCACGCCTTCGTGGGAATCGCCTCCGGACGAGCCCGACCATCCAAACCCTCTAGGGTTAAAGTAGAGATCCAACTCTGACCATCATCGGGCAGTTTGCCACGCAACAGAGAGGAGACTTGTTTTCGGCGTTGCTGAAAACAGGCCCGGATCAACCGCTTGGTTTCTGGCGAAAACAAGTAGGGCACCGGTTTTCGCACGAGGTTCAGCAAGTAGGATTCGATGTCGGGGCGGGGGTGGAAACACGCCGCCGGGACTTTGTGGCCGGGCGCAATATCGAAGGCCGACTGCAGGAAAATTGAAATGGCGCCGAACTGTTTCGATCCGGGCGCGGCGGCATAACGGTCCGCCGCTTCCCGCTGCAACATCAACACCATGTGCTGCGGCAGGGGGTCGGCCAGCATGCTGTCCATCCACGGGGTCGAGATGGCGTAGGGCAAATTGGCGACCACTTTGAATCCGGCTGCGGCCTCGTTCGTTGCGAGCCCGGCGCGCGGCGCATCCAAGGCATCGCCTTCCATCAAGTGCAACCTACCGCCCGCGTCCGGCATGACATCGGTGCGGAGATACGCGGCCAAGCGGGGATCGTGTTCGATCGCCCAGACCTGAGCGCCGGTCGACAAGAGGGCACGGGTGAGGGTGCCGAGTCCGGGGCCGATTTCGACCACGCGATCAGTCGCGGCCACGCTCGCGAGCTCCACCGACTTCCGCACGATATTCGCGTCCACGAGGAAGTTCTGCCCCAAGTGTTTTCGAGGTAGATGATCAATCTGGGCAAGTATCTCACGCGTTTGCGACGGCGACAGTGGCATTGACCGAAACAGACCATGGATGGTTTAATCGCCCGTCAATGGGTTCGTCGCATATAGGGTCTTGACCCTATATGATTATTCATCCTCACTTCAGCTCCACTATGGAAACTTCAACTGAAACTACCTCCGCTATTAAGACTTGGCTCATGACCTCCGGGATCGATTGGGCCATCAATATCGGTCTCGCCCTCGCGATATTCATCATCGGTCGCATCGCCGTCGGCATCATCACTCGCTTCATTCTCGGCGCCTTCAAGAAGGCCAAAATCGACGATACCTTGGCAGGGTTTCTCGCTAAAATTGCCAACATCATGATGACCCTGGTCGTCGTGATGGCCGCTCTCGGCAAACTCGGCATTGAGACCACCTCCTTCATCGCCATTCTGGGTGCGGCCGGTTTGGCCATCGGTTTGGCGCTTCAAGGCTCCCTGGCCAACTTCGCCGCCGGCGTGATGATCATCATCTTCCGTCCCTTCAAAGTCGGCGACTTCATCGAAGCCGGCGGCACCAAAGGCATCGTGGAGGGTATCAGCATCTTCAACACGAACATGCGCACGCCGCAGAACCAGGTCGTTATCGTCCCCAACGCTCAAGTCGGCGGTGGCACCATCACCAACTACTCGGTCAAGGAAACCCGTCGCATCGACCTCACCATGGGCGTCAGCTATGATGACGACCTCAAGGTGGCCAAGGACACGATCTGGAAGGCGCTGAACAGCGATGAGCGCATCCTCAAGGATCCGGCCGCCATCGTGGGCGTGATGAACCTCGGCGAGAGCAGCGTCGACATCGTGGTTTGGTTCTGGGTGAACTCCCCGGACTTCCTCATGACCAAGATGGACATGACGGAGCGCCTCAAAGTCGATCTCGAGGCCGCCGGTTGCTCGATCCCTTATCCGCAACGCGACGTGCACATGTTCACGCCGGAGAAATCGGCCTGAGCAACGCCTTCGTAATCTATAAATTTCCGAGGACGGTCCCGCTGGGGCCGTCCTTTTTTTGGCGTCCGAAACGACAAAAGCTAGCGGAACGACCGCAAGAGCTCCGTCGGATCGGGCGCGCGCATGAGAGACTCGCCCACGAGAATGGCATCGGCCCCACACGCTTTGGCCCGCGCGGCGTCCTCGGCTCGATGGATTCCGCTTTCACTGATGGCAACGACCTCGCGGGGAAACTGCGGGATGAGGCGCTCGCTGATCGCGAGGTCCGTGGTAAACCGGGCCAGATCGCGATTGTTGACACCAATGATTTGGGCCCGATGGCTGACGGCCCGCTCGAGTTCGGCTTCGCTGTGGATCTCGAAAAGCGCGTCCAAGCCCGCCGCCGTCGCCGCAGCGTGTAACGTCATGATCTCTTCGTCGGTCAGGGCTCGCACAATGATCAGAATCGCACTGGCTCCGGCCTCCCGAGCTTGGCGGACTTGGATGGGGTGCACCATGAAGTCCTTCCGCAAACAAGGCACGGCCGGAGGGGATTCGCGAAAACTCGCCGTTACCTGCTCGAGGTCACTCAGCGTGCCGCCGAAGTATTTCTGGTCCGTGAGCACAGACAAACAATCGGCCCCGGCGGACTGGTAGCGTGCGGCTTGAGTCAACGCGGACGCCCCGGCGGCGATTTCCCCCGCGGAAGGAGAACGGCGTTTGATTTCGGCGATTACGGCAAGTCCGTCATCGGATCGGCGCAACGCCTGGAGAAACGAAGGCGGCGACGGAAGGGCGCGGTGGAGCTGCGCCAGTTCGTCGAGCGATACGCTGCGAACATCCGGAGCAATTTCCTGCCGCTTCCAGGCCATGATTTCAGTGAGTTTGTCTGACATACGGGAGGACGCACGGAACACACGGATGGGTGGGAACTCCAGCCCAGTTTTTCCGTGCATTCCCAACCACGTCTGCACCAACCTCACGGCCGATGAGTGCATTGCTCGAACTTCGTGAAACCATTGCTCGCCTCCGAGCTCCCGGCGGATGCCCGTGGGACCAGGAACAGACTCATGCCTCCCTGGTGCGCTGCCTGATCGACGAAGTGAGTGAATTGATCGAGACGATCGATCGTGGGGACGTCGTGCACATGCGCGAAGAATTGGGCGACGTGCTGATCCAGGTTTACTTTCACGCACAAATCGCCGCCGAGCGCGGAGATTTCGATCTCGATGACGTCGCGCGTGAAGTGAATGAAAAACTCGTGCGGCGGCATCCACACGTTTTTGGCGATGAGGAGCGACTCGAAACGTCGGGCCAGGTCCTCACGAAGTGGGAGGAAATCAAAGCGCAGGAGAAGAAAAACGGTCCACCGGCGAAAGGGTTGTTCAAGCCCCAACCACCACGACTTCCGGCCACGATGTGGGCGGAGTCGATTTGGAAGCAGATCATCAAAAAAGGATTTCAACGCCCGGCGTCGGCCGACCCCGCCGCGATCGAGGTCAAAGCGAACGCGCTCGACGACGATACGCTGGGCCGCGAGCTCTTCATTCTGGCGGCAGCCGCCCGGGAGCGTGGTCTCGATCCCGAAGGAGCCCTCCGTCGCCACGCGTCTCGCGTGATGTCCGATGTCGAAGCCGACCCCAGAAACACCTGAATTCGTCCTGCCGGCGGCCGTCGAACAGGTCTGGCTGGAGCCGTTTGCGGCGTGGTTGAGCAAAGAGCGACGATACTCCGCCCATACGGTGCGAAATTACCGGCACGCCTTCGTTGATTTTTTCCGCTGGTTGAGCACCTCGGGAGTCGCCGAAAAACCGTTCGACGAACTTACGCGACGGGAGATGCGCGATTTTGTGATCGAAGCTCAGGGGCGTTTTGATCGCCGCACACTCCACCTGCATGTTTCGGGACTTCGTTCGTTTTTTCGTTTTTGGATTACTCGCGGGCGCATGGCTCGAAATCCCTTCACGGGTATTCCGCTGCCCAAGCTGGAAAAGCGACTGCCGCAGTTTTTAACCGAGGTGCAAATGCGAAGCCTCCTATTGGGCCCGCAACGGCTACTCGACAACGAGAGCATCGACGCTTTCACCGCTTGGCGTGATCGAGTCGTGTTGGAATTGCTCTACGGCGGCGGTCTGCGGGTGAGCGAGTTGTGCAATTTAACCTACGCCGCGATCGAAAAAAGGGCAGGGGTCGCACGCATCGTCGGCAAGGGTGGCAAAGAACGCCTTTGTCCGCTCGGCAGCGTCGCGATGGCTGTATTGCAACGCTGGGAATCGGAGTTTGCGCCGTCGATATCGACTGACGCTCCCGTGGTCGTCACACGCCGACACACGGTGATGAAACCGCGCGAGGTGCAGCTGCTGTTAAAGCGCTACCTGGCCTTGGCAGACCTGCCTCTCGACCTGACTCCCCACAAGATCCGCCATAGCTACGCGACGCATTTGCTCAATGCCGGCGCCGATTTACGTCTCGTGCAGGAACTACTGGGACACGCCAATTTGGCCACGACCCAGATTTACACTCATGTCAGTGTCGCCCGCCTAAAAGCCGTCCACCGGACTGCTCATCCTCGCTCGTAATGATGCCGATGAAATATCATCGAAACTAGGTGCAACCGGGCTGAGGCAATTACCTTGCACCAAACAGCGCTATTGCTACCTTTTTGCATGGGCATTAGTCCCTATTTTATAACTTCGCGATCAGATTTAGTAGTAATGAACCAAGTCGATGCCTAATAGCTTAGATATGGGCGCAAATGCTCAACTTTCTCCTCAACACGTTCTCACCAAGCGAGTGATGGTGGTCGATGACCACCTGTCAGTCGTGGAAATGGTTATTCAATTCCTTGATAGTCTCGGCGGCTTCACCGTCGTGGGCCAAGCGACCACCGTCGACGAAGCGATTCGAGTCGGGTTGGAGCAAAAGCCCGATTTGGTGATACTCGACCTGGTGCTTGAAAATGGAGCCACCGGGCTGCGCCTGATCGACGATCTGCGCCGGGCCAGTCCCAATACGCGCTACATGATTTACTCCGGGAATTTAACCCTCAACGCCGTCCGAGCAGCGCTCTCCGGGGGCGTTTTGGGGATTGTGGATAAGGGGTCTCCCCTCAGTGAGCTGAGACAGGCCCTTCGCAGCACGATCGAAGGCACGCCATATTATTCCAGCTCCGCCGCCGAATACCTGCGGCATTTGGTGCGTGAAAAACGCAACGACACCAAACAGGTGGATTTAAGTCCGCGGGAACGTTCGGTTCTATCGATGTTGGCCGAAGGATTGAGCTCGAAAGAAATCGCCGCCCGCCTCGGCTTGAGCATGCACACCGTCGTCAACCATCGCAGCAACTTGATGCGGAAAACCGGCCTTCATCGCGTCGCGCAACTTTCCCGTTACGCCGTGGAAATCGGATTATTGAATCCCCCGCGGGTTCCCTAGTCATCACTCGCGGTCGGGAAGTCGGTGGTCGCAGAGCCATCGCCTTGGAGTCTGGCCCAGTGTCGGCTGCGGAGAGCAACATGCGCTCTTATGACGGGACGCTTCCCCCGGGATGAGTTGGGAGTCGAATTGAAATCGTTCACACCAAGTTGTTTGGTAAGCACGCCCTTTCGTTTACAGCACTCCGACCAAAGATGTGGCACAATTGCTACGATTCCGACGCGTGAATCGTAACTGGCATTGACCAAGCTAAGATAACCCGATCTGGGAGATCAGGTATCTTATATGAAACAAGGTTTATCGTCCGACACGTTTGGTCATCGTTATTGCGAATTGCACGGTATCACCACCGACCGATTCGCCTCGCATTTCTTTGCTCGATGCCTGCATCCCCATGCCCGGCCGATTGCACCGCTAATCAAGCTTTTCAACCGGCAATTCTTTGCCTCCGATTTCGATACGGTCGCTGATATTGCGGGCTGCCGATCCCTGCAGGAGATGCACGCCGCCATCGCGGAATATCGCTACCACCCCTACAACCGGGGCTGGGCGCGGGATTGGTTGCGAATCCGTATTTCCAGCCGCCGAATCATGCGTCACGGTCGGCAATTTTTTCGGTCGCGCAGCTCGGGTTTAGCGCCCGTTTCCGGGTAAGGACACGCGCTGGCTGACGCGATTACCTGCAGCATCCTCAAGTTGCACTTCCACGGCGGTCGCGCCGATGAGGTTTCCCGCTGCGATGGAAATCGCAAAGGTTTCCGTTTTACCGTCCAAAATGCCGTCGGATGGCTGCGCTGTCTCCGCTTCAAATCCATTGTTAAATTTCAGGAGTAAACCCGAAAGCAGCGACAATCGATCCGCCCCTGTGACGTTGATGGTCAGTAGATCCTCGTCGCGTGAGACATTGACGGCTTCAATTTCAGGCGAGGTTAAATCGATCAGCAGATCATCCGTCTCAAACGAAACTTCGAAGCGATCGGCCCGGGGACGCGGCGCTGTTTCCTTGACGACTAAACGCGTGAAGTAGATGCCCTCGGCCAACGTGCGTCGATCGAACTGCACCCACGATTCCGTCGTATCGATGGCGAAGTCGATCCAC is from Synoicihabitans lomoniglobus and encodes:
- a CDS encoding mechanosensitive ion channel family protein, with amino-acid sequence MTSGIDWAINIGLALAIFIIGRIAVGIITRFILGAFKKAKIDDTLAGFLAKIANIMMTLVVVMAALGKLGIETTSFIAILGAAGLAIGLALQGSLANFAAGVMIIIFRPFKVGDFIEAGGTKGIVEGISIFNTNMRTPQNQVVIVPNAQVGGGTITNYSVKETRRIDLTMGVSYDDDLKVAKDTIWKALNSDERILKDPAAIVGVMNLGESSVDIVVWFWVNSPDFLMTKMDMTERLKVDLEAAGCSIPYPQRDVHMFTPEKSA
- a CDS encoding LuxR C-terminal-related transcriptional regulator, with product MPNSLDMGANAQLSPQHVLTKRVMVVDDHLSVVEMVIQFLDSLGGFTVVGQATTVDEAIRVGLEQKPDLVILDLVLENGATGLRLIDDLRRASPNTRYMIYSGNLTLNAVRAALSGGVLGIVDKGSPLSELRQALRSTIEGTPYYSSSAAEYLRHLVREKRNDTKQVDLSPRERSVLSMLAEGLSSKEIAARLGLSMHTVVNHRSNLMRKTGLHRVAQLSRYAVEIGLLNPPRVP
- a CDS encoding tyrosine recombinase XerC, whose amino-acid sequence is MSKPTPETPEFVLPAAVEQVWLEPFAAWLSKERRYSAHTVRNYRHAFVDFFRWLSTSGVAEKPFDELTRREMRDFVIEAQGRFDRRTLHLHVSGLRSFFRFWITRGRMARNPFTGIPLPKLEKRLPQFLTEVQMRSLLLGPQRLLDNESIDAFTAWRDRVVLELLYGGGLRVSELCNLTYAAIEKRAGVARIVGKGGKERLCPLGSVAMAVLQRWESEFAPSISTDAPVVVTRRHTVMKPREVQLLLKRYLALADLPLDLTPHKIRHSYATHLLNAGADLRLVQELLGHANLATTQIYTHVSVARLKAVHRTAHPRS
- the rsmA gene encoding 16S rRNA (adenine(1518)-N(6)/adenine(1519)-N(6))-dimethyltransferase RsmA; translated protein: MDANIVRKSVELASVAATDRVVEIGPGLGTLTRALLSTGAQVWAIEHDPRLAAYLRTDVMPDAGGRLHLMEGDALDAPRAGLATNEAAAGFKVVANLPYAISTPWMDSMLADPLPQHMVLMLQREAADRYAAAPGSKQFGAISIFLQSAFDIAPGHKVPAACFHPRPDIESYLLNLVRKPVPYLFSPETKRLIRACFQQRRKQVSSLLRGKLPDDGQSWISTLTLEGLDGRARPEAIPTKAWQRLSVT
- the trpC gene encoding indole-3-glycerol phosphate synthase TrpC, with translation MSDKLTEIMAWKRQEIAPDVRSVSLDELAQLHRALPSPPSFLQALRRSDDGLAVIAEIKRRSPSAGEIAAGASALTQAARYQSAGADCLSVLTDQKYFGGTLSDLEQVTASFRESPPAVPCLRKDFMVHPIQVRQAREAGASAILIIVRALTDEEIMTLHAAATAAGLDALFEIHSEAELERAVSHRAQIIGVNNRDLARFTTDLAISERLIPQFPREVVAISESGIHRAEDAARAKACGADAILVGESLMRAPDPTELLRSFR
- a CDS encoding MazG family protein → MSALLELRETIARLRAPGGCPWDQEQTHASLVRCLIDEVSELIETIDRGDVVHMREELGDVLIQVYFHAQIAAERGDFDLDDVAREVNEKLVRRHPHVFGDEERLETSGQVLTKWEEIKAQEKKNGPPAKGLFKPQPPRLPATMWAESIWKQIIKKGFQRPASADPAAIEVKANALDDDTLGRELFILAAAARERGLDPEGALRRHASRVMSDVEADPRNT